From the genome of Streptococcus lutetiensis, one region includes:
- a CDS encoding DUF948 domain-containing protein, whose protein sequence is MLEVTLLIFAIAFAVMVGVFIPIGVKLYKTVDVVNETIEESKETIKVLTSDVNVSLHQANEILAKANVLVEDVNGKVSTIDPLFVAVADLSESVSDLNAQARRLSQKATQATSNVGKASAAYAVGKVASKLLKKEK, encoded by the coding sequence ATGTTAGAAGTAACTTTGTTAATTTTTGCCATCGCTTTTGCAGTTATGGTTGGCGTTTTTATACCAATTGGTGTTAAACTATATAAAACAGTTGATGTTGTTAATGAGACTATTGAGGAGTCAAAAGAAACGATTAAAGTGTTGACTAGTGATGTGAATGTCTCGCTTCACCAAGCCAATGAAATCCTCGCTAAAGCCAATGTTTTAGTAGAAGATGTCAATGGTAAAGTGTCAACAATTGATCCTTTGTTTGTCGCAGTGGCAGACCTTTCAGAATCAGTTTCTGATTTGAATGCGCAAGCGCGTCGTCTCTCTCAAAAAGCCACTCAAGCGACATCAAATGTTGGTAAAGCTAGTGCAGCTTATGCTGTCGGT